One window of Trinickia caryophylli genomic DNA carries:
- the gspE gene encoding type II secretion system ATPase GspE → MSDVSGTSHEGAAGERQAPSPLAARLLPYGFARNGQILVAHQRPEGIEVWISERTNGAALAEVARNFGALTAVRLPADELAQAINQAYERNDGSAAQVVGEVEGEVDLSRLMQDIPEVEDLLESEDDAPIIRMINALLTQAAREHASDIHIEPFENASVVRFRVDGTLRDVVRPKKALHGALISRIKIMAQLDIAEKRLPQDGRITLRVGGRALDVRVSTLPTGHGERAVLRLLEKDAQHLNLEALGMGPDTLAQFDKLISRPHGIVLVTGPTGSGKTTTLYASLSRLETATTNIMTVEDPIEYDLSGIGQTQVNERIGMTFARALRSILRQDPDIIMIGEIRDLETAQIAVQASLTGHLVLATLHTNDAASAVTRLTDMGVEPYLLASSLLGVLAQRLVRRLCPVCKEERVEEGRVHWHPVGCDKCARSGYAGRRGIYELLVIDDAIRTMIHHNAADAEILVTARAQGMRTLREDGERWLASGMTSLEELIRVTGGA, encoded by the coding sequence GTGAGCGACGTGAGTGGCACTTCCCACGAAGGCGCCGCGGGTGAACGCCAGGCGCCCTCGCCGCTCGCGGCGCGTCTTTTGCCGTACGGATTTGCGCGCAACGGTCAGATTCTCGTCGCGCATCAGCGCCCCGAAGGGATCGAAGTCTGGATCAGCGAGCGCACGAACGGCGCGGCGCTCGCGGAAGTGGCACGCAACTTCGGCGCGCTGACGGCGGTTCGCCTGCCGGCCGACGAACTGGCCCAGGCGATCAACCAGGCATACGAGCGCAACGACGGCAGCGCGGCGCAGGTCGTGGGCGAAGTGGAAGGCGAAGTCGATCTGTCGCGCCTGATGCAGGACATCCCGGAGGTGGAGGACCTGCTCGAATCGGAAGACGACGCGCCGATCATCCGCATGATCAACGCACTGCTCACGCAGGCCGCGCGCGAGCATGCTTCCGACATCCACATCGAGCCGTTCGAGAATGCGTCCGTCGTGCGTTTTCGCGTGGACGGGACGCTGCGCGACGTCGTGCGCCCGAAAAAAGCGCTGCATGGCGCGCTGATCTCGCGCATCAAGATCATGGCGCAGCTCGACATCGCCGAGAAACGTCTGCCGCAGGACGGCCGCATCACCTTGCGCGTGGGCGGCCGCGCGCTGGACGTGCGCGTGTCCACGCTGCCCACGGGGCACGGCGAGCGCGCCGTGCTGCGGCTGCTCGAAAAAGACGCCCAGCATCTGAACCTCGAAGCGCTCGGCATGGGCCCCGATACGCTTGCGCAGTTCGACAAGCTCATCTCGCGGCCACATGGCATCGTGCTCGTCACCGGGCCCACCGGCTCGGGCAAGACGACCACGCTCTACGCCTCGCTCTCGCGCCTGGAGACGGCCACGACCAACATCATGACGGTCGAGGATCCGATCGAGTACGACCTCTCGGGCATCGGCCAGACGCAGGTCAACGAGCGTATCGGCATGACGTTCGCGCGTGCGCTGCGCTCGATCCTGCGTCAGGACCCCGACATCATCATGATCGGCGAGATCCGCGATCTGGAAACGGCGCAGATCGCCGTGCAGGCCTCGCTCACGGGCCACCTCGTGCTGGCTACGCTGCACACGAACGACGCGGCCTCCGCCGTCACGCGTCTGACCGACATGGGCGTGGAGCCCTATCTGCTCGCCTCCTCGCTGCTCGGCGTGCTCGCGCAGCGGCTCGTGCGCAGGCTGTGCCCGGTGTGCAAGGAAGAGCGGGTGGAGGAAGGCCGCGTGCACTGGCACCCGGTGGGCTGCGACAAGTGCGCGCGCTCGGGCTACGCGGGCCGGCGCGGCATCTACGAACTGCTCGTGATCGACGATGCGATCCGCACGATGATCCATCACAACGCGGCCGATGCCGAGATCCTGGTTACCGCCCGCGCGCAGGGCATGCGCACGCTGCGCGAGGACGGCGAACGTTGGCTCGCCTCGGGCATGACGTCGCTCGAGGAGCTGATCCGCGTGACGGGCGGCGCGTGA
- a CDS encoding PulJ/GspJ family protein: MRRIVRSEGHRHRHPRAQSGFTLIELMVAIAILAVIAVLSWRGLEQIIRARQTISNSMEDERVFVQFFDQVQIDARKAASDDEVGQPAVAVAGDMLQIVRRFGMPGEAPRLQVVRYQVSGGRVTRYASPPVSTVGELRRLLGSSSGAGAWSAVPLIGGVGVITARLYVPRVGWTTQMSEVRAEIARNDNNMKVPQFGNAPLERAVKGLEIGIGATSLRVPVTRVFLIGE, translated from the coding sequence ATGAGACGAATCGTGCGCTCTGAAGGCCACCGGCACCGACACCCGCGCGCGCAGAGCGGCTTTACGCTGATCGAGCTGATGGTGGCGATCGCGATTCTTGCCGTCATCGCTGTGCTGTCCTGGCGCGGACTCGAGCAGATCATCCGCGCGCGCCAGACCATTTCGAATTCGATGGAGGACGAGCGCGTTTTTGTGCAGTTTTTCGATCAGGTGCAGATCGATGCGCGCAAGGCGGCCAGCGACGACGAAGTGGGGCAGCCGGCCGTGGCCGTGGCCGGCGACATGCTGCAGATCGTCCGGCGCTTCGGCATGCCCGGCGAGGCGCCGCGGCTGCAGGTCGTGCGCTACCAGGTGAGCGGCGGGCGCGTGACCCGCTATGCGTCGCCGCCTGTGTCCACCGTCGGGGAGCTGCGGCGCCTGCTCGGCTCGTCGAGCGGCGCCGGTGCTTGGAGTGCCGTACCGCTCATAGGGGGCGTCGGGGTCATCACGGCGCGGCTTTATGTACCGCGCGTGGGCTGGACCACGCAAATGAGCGAAGTGCGCGCGGAGATCGCGCGCAACGACAACAATATGAAGGTGCCGCAGTTCGGCAATGCGCCGCTCGAGCGCGCCGTGAAAGGTCTCGAGATCGGGATTGGCGCCACCTCGCTGCGCGTGCCGGTCACGCGCGTGTTTCTGATCGGGGAGTGA
- the gspF gene encoding type II secretion system inner membrane protein GspF, which yields MPAFRFEAIDTAGHAQKGVLDADSARSARAQLRTQGLTPLVVELAGSAARGERSRRLALGRKLSQREQAILTRQLASLLTAGLPLDEALAVLTDQAERDYIRELVAAIRAEVLGGHSLANALEQHPRDFPDIYRALVAAGEHTGKLGLVLSRLADYIEQRNALTQKIVLAFTYPAIVTLIAFGIVTFLLSYVVPQVVNVFASTKQQLPFLTVMMMALSGFVRHWWWAMLIAVAIVVYGVRGVLAQAGPRLAFDRWLLTAPLAGKLVRGYNTVRFASTLAILTAAGVPILRALQAAGETLNNRAMSGNVDDAIVRVREGTSLSRALGNTRTFPPVLVHLIRSGEATGDVTTMLDRAAEGEARELERRTMFLTSLLEPLLILAMGGVVLVIVLAVMLPIIDLNNMVQ from the coding sequence ATGCCGGCATTCCGCTTTGAGGCGATCGACACGGCGGGCCACGCGCAAAAGGGCGTGCTCGATGCGGACAGCGCGCGCTCGGCGCGTGCGCAGCTGCGCACGCAGGGCTTGACGCCGCTGGTGGTCGAGCTGGCGGGCAGCGCCGCGCGCGGCGAGCGCAGCCGCCGCCTCGCGCTCGGGCGCAAGCTGTCGCAGCGCGAGCAGGCCATCCTCACGCGCCAGCTCGCGAGCCTGCTCACGGCGGGGCTGCCGCTGGACGAGGCGCTGGCCGTACTGACCGATCAGGCCGAGCGCGATTACATCCGCGAGCTCGTGGCCGCGATCCGTGCCGAGGTGCTCGGCGGGCATTCGCTGGCCAACGCGCTCGAGCAGCATCCGCGCGACTTTCCCGACATCTACCGCGCGCTCGTGGCGGCCGGCGAGCATACGGGCAAGCTCGGGCTCGTGCTCTCGCGGCTGGCCGACTACATCGAGCAGCGCAACGCACTCACGCAGAAGATCGTGCTGGCCTTCACCTATCCGGCCATCGTGACGCTCATTGCGTTCGGCATCGTCACGTTCCTGCTCAGCTATGTGGTACCGCAGGTGGTGAACGTCTTCGCGAGCACGAAGCAGCAACTGCCGTTTCTCACCGTGATGATGATGGCGCTCTCGGGTTTCGTGCGGCACTGGTGGTGGGCGATGCTGATTGCGGTGGCGATCGTCGTGTACGGCGTGCGCGGCGTGCTCGCGCAGGCGGGGCCGCGGCTTGCGTTCGACCGGTGGCTGCTCACCGCGCCGCTCGCGGGCAAGCTCGTGCGCGGCTACAACACGGTGCGCTTTGCGAGCACGCTGGCGATTCTGACGGCGGCCGGCGTGCCGATTCTGCGTGCGCTGCAGGCGGCGGGAGAAACGCTGAACAATCGGGCGATGAGCGGCAACGTGGACGATGCGATCGTGCGCGTGCGCGAGGGCACGTCGCTTTCGCGCGCGCTCGGCAATACGCGCACGTTTCCGCCCGTGCTCGTGCACCTGATCCGTTCGGGCGAGGCCACGGGCGACGTGACGACGATGCTCGATCGCGCGGCCGAGGGCGAGGCGCGCGAACTCGAGCGGCGCACGATGTTTCTTACGAGCCTGCTCGAGCCGCTGTTGATTCTGGCCATGGGCGGCGTCGTGCTCGTGATCGTGCTGGCCGTCATGCTGCCGATCATCGACTTGAACAACATGGTGCAGTGA
- the gspI gene encoding type II secretion system minor pseudopilin GspI, with the protein MRRLPSRLSFSRCPASRTRSRGFTMIEVLVALAIIAVALAAALRASAMLANNEAALHRRLLAGWSADNVLAQLYLSRQWPEIGSHSFDCSQGNQPLQCTQRVSATPNPVFRRVEVFVSVPGEDGVLAQLVTVVANETNRAL; encoded by the coding sequence ATGCGCCGTCTGCCCAGCCGTCTGTCCTTTTCGCGCTGTCCCGCCTCCCGTACCCGCTCGCGCGGCTTCACGATGATCGAGGTGCTCGTCGCGCTGGCGATCATCGCTGTCGCGCTGGCCGCCGCGCTGCGTGCGAGCGCGATGCTCGCGAACAACGAGGCCGCGCTTCACCGCCGGCTGCTCGCGGGATGGAGTGCCGACAACGTTCTTGCGCAGCTCTATCTGTCGCGCCAGTGGCCCGAGATCGGTTCGCATTCGTTCGATTGCTCGCAGGGCAACCAGCCGCTGCAGTGCACGCAACGCGTCAGCGCCACGCCGAACCCCGTATTCCGGCGCGTCGAAGTCTTCGTGAGCGTACCCGGTGAAGATGGCGTGCTCGCTCAACTCGTGACGGTGGTCGCCAATGAGACGAATCGTGCGCTCTGA
- a CDS encoding GspH/FimT family pseudopilin, protein MDRPTRGRRDSRTARLTGAAGFTLLEMLVVLVIAGLLVSLASVSITRNPRTELKEEAQRLALLFESASDEAQVRARPIAWQPVAGGYRFDVRTDDGWRPIQRDDLLRERRWEGGVTDVAIDYPGSDQRPERIVFGVESIGAAVTVTLYSAVGRATIVGTGNGRYEVR, encoded by the coding sequence ATGGACCGCCCGACGAGAGGCCGCCGCGATTCCCGCACCGCCCGCCTGACCGGCGCGGCGGGCTTCACGCTGCTCGAGATGCTGGTCGTGCTCGTGATCGCGGGGCTGCTGGTTTCGCTGGCGTCGGTGTCGATCACGCGCAATCCGCGCACCGAATTGAAGGAGGAGGCGCAGCGGCTTGCGCTGCTTTTCGAATCGGCGTCCGACGAGGCGCAGGTGCGCGCACGCCCCATTGCCTGGCAGCCCGTTGCGGGCGGCTATCGCTTCGACGTTCGCACCGACGACGGGTGGCGGCCGATCCAGCGCGACGACCTGCTGCGCGAACGCAGATGGGAAGGTGGCGTGACCGACGTCGCGATCGACTATCCGGGCTCGGATCAGCGTCCGGAGCGCATCGTATTCGGTGTCGAGAGCATCGGTGCGGCGGTGACCGTCACGCTTTACTCGGCGGTTGGCCGCGCGACGATCGTCGGCACCGGCAACGGTCGCTACGAGGTACGGTGA
- a CDS encoding general secretion pathway protein GspC, with protein MTTLQIRLLSFVTFAVFCATITYWVIVLSARPPAAPPAAAVAPSVSVEDATALFGGKLTRDVNRSIKLFGILALREGAAAIVGVGDEPPHAIALGGRIGEDSKLAEVRPRSIVIDHNGVRSEVFLPTNVTGPTIYVR; from the coding sequence ATGACTACCCTACAAATTCGCCTCCTCTCGTTCGTGACGTTCGCGGTTTTTTGCGCAACGATCACTTACTGGGTCATCGTGCTGAGCGCACGGCCGCCGGCTGCACCGCCAGCCGCGGCTGTCGCGCCGAGCGTATCCGTCGAAGACGCCACCGCACTCTTCGGCGGCAAGCTCACGCGCGACGTCAATCGCAGCATCAAGCTCTTCGGCATCCTCGCGTTGCGAGAAGGGGCGGCTGCGATCGTCGGCGTGGGCGACGAACCGCCGCACGCGATCGCCCTCGGTGGCCGCATCGGCGAAGATTCGAAGCTCGCTGAAGTGCGCCCGCGATCGATCGTGATCGACCACAACGGCGTGCGCTCCGAAGTCTTTTTGCCGACGAACGTCACTGGGCCGACCATCTACGTCCGGTAA
- the gspG gene encoding type II secretion system major pseudopilin GspG yields MQMWTRRQMELATHRARRQRGFTLIEIMVVIAILGILAALIVPKIMSRPDEARRVAAKQDIGSIKQALDLYRLDNGRYPTQEQGLQALTAKPTTDPVPNNWKDGGYLERLPTDPWGHPYQYLNPGVHGEIDVFSYGADGKPGGEGNDADIGSWQ; encoded by the coding sequence ATGCAAATGTGGACGCGTCGTCAAATGGAACTCGCCACTCATCGCGCACGGCGTCAGCGCGGCTTCACACTGATCGAAATCATGGTCGTGATTGCGATCCTCGGCATTCTCGCCGCCCTCATCGTGCCCAAGATCATGAGCCGTCCCGATGAGGCGCGCCGAGTGGCGGCCAAGCAGGATATCGGCTCGATCAAGCAGGCGCTCGATCTTTACCGGCTCGACAACGGGCGCTACCCGACGCAGGAGCAAGGCTTGCAGGCGCTCACCGCGAAGCCGACCACCGATCCGGTTCCGAACAACTGGAAAGATGGCGGCTATCTCGAAAGGCTGCCGACCGACCCGTGGGGCCATCCCTATCAGTACCTGAACCCTGGCGTGCATGGTGAGATCGACGTCTTCAGCTACGGCGCCGATGGCAAACCGGGCGGGGAAGGCAACGACGCCGATATCGGGTCCTGGCAGTAA